The DNA segment CGTGGCTACTTGGTGTCATCTGCATCCGAATATACGTGTCCGTGACAATACCCATCATTCGCTTGGGTTCAGATGCATCCTTTACAggcggggcatttgcatctatacccgttttttgggtcacgttttaacttgtgcccgctttgcaaaaaaaaattgcaagcgtacctactttttcgcgtaacttcagcatacggggctgaagtagcaaaggcaatcacacaaaacttcagcattctagtagacgggactgaagtagcaagtttttatttttgtaactagcgaacttcagctctagagctgaagtttttgtttttataactggcgaacttcagctccagagctgatgtttttgttttgtaactgtcgaacttcagctctagagctgaagtttttgtttttgtaacttgCGAACTTCAACTCTAAAGCTGAAATTTTGTAACCCTAAATGCTCTCTTTTTGCTTTCTGTTTCTACTGCAACTTTTATCACACATGGATCAACTCcaatttttcttctttccttttatgGCTCATGGCCACATGATTCCTACGTTAGACATGGCCAAACTCGTAGCTTCATGTGGTGTTAAAGCCACTATAATCACTACCCCTCTCAATGAATCtgttttctccaaatctattgAAAGAAACAAGCATTTGGGGTTCGAATTGGATTGTAAAGGAAGTTGCAATAATAAATACTAGAAGAATACAGTGGAAATAGATGTTGGTGGTAGTGGCAGTTCTTGGCCTAGTTTGTTGAGCTGAACTTCAACAAAAAATGGGATCTGATCATACTGGTGAAGATCATTGTCTCTGTTGCTCCATTTTTACATATTCTTGGCTTCTCTCAGAAGGGGTATACGTATCactgtagaagaagaagaagaagaaaacgaaggaggaggagaaagagagctgaagttgtttaaaaagtgggtacaggttataactttttaaaaaaatggataTAGATTAAATGTGGACGACCAAATAGGATGCCCTGTGCAATTTTTACTTTACAGGCTCACCATGTTCTCTAGGAATCCTAGAGGCCTGCCTGCATGTTCTACTACTAGTTTGTGGGGATTGGTCTGAGCCCAAACCATTAGCTGGGCCTTGCATGGACAGGCTTCCAAAATATATGGCAGAATTGACGTTGGATTGCTATATTTTGACACCGTTAAGAAAAAAATATGAGAATTTTAAAGCACGCATCAGATTAAGCATGCTCGCTATGATTTTGAAGCATCAGAAATTCTGTAGATCACCATTATTTTTAGTGCAAGAATTATGAAGCACCATAAATTTCGATGATCGTCATTATTTTCATCTAAAATGTTGAATAATTCTCGTGATTCGTCAGGATTTTGCAATCAAGATAATTGCTAAAATTTTGCCCATGATGCTTTAAAATTCTAGCGACGGAAAAAATCCTGCTCAACGTATTATAAAATTTTGACATGGTGGTTTTTGTTCAAACTTTTGTTACTGtggtaaaaaaaaaatcaatagtggatatatgaaaaattaaaaagaggCTATATAATAGTCATGACTCATAATCATTAGTAGCATTCAACAATTGCAACAATAAGAGTAGAAGCATAACATCACATGTTTCGTCAGAAGTTATGAATCTTAAAAGAAACTAAGCTTTTCTTTCAATCCAAAGCCAAAAAGCACCATGCTTTAAGTCTCAGCGTGCACTGAATTTCCTACTACTACTCCATCTTCTAATCTAGCAAAGTATATACAATTAATATAACACAAACATACTTTGCTTCAAAGCAAATTTACCAAGAATTCTAACACTATATAAACCCCAACTCTCCCCCTCTATTCTTCATTCATCCTAAACACCAACAATATTAAAACCTACTGCTACTAATCCAATAGAAATGGCTATATTCTCAATTTCCAAGTTGTCACTTCTAGTCCTTTTTTCTATCTCCCTCCTGGCCTGCACCTCATTCGCTCGCGATCATTCGATCGTGGGATACTCTTCAGATGACTTGACTTGCATTGATAAGCTCATTAATCTTTTTGAGCATTGGATGGATAAACATGGCAAGATTTATAAGAGCATTGAAGAGAAGTTGCATAGGTTTGAGATTTTTAAGGATAATTTGAAACATATTGATGAGACGAATAAGATAGTTAGTAACTATTGGCTTGGTCTAAATGAGTTTGCTGATTTGAGCCATGATGAGTTCAAGAAAATGTATTTAGGACTCAAAGTTGATAATGAATTGCTTAACAAAAGAGAAAAATCTCAGCAAGAATTTGCATACAGAGATTTTGTGGATTTGCCAAAGTCTGTTGATTGGAGAAAGAAAGGTGCTGTCACTCCTGTCAAGAACCAGGGTCAATGTGGTACGTACACTACCTAGCTATTTTAATCATATAGACCAAATAGTCAGCACGTATACAATAaggatttaacttatatatatacatcaaaaatatatataatataacgTTTTACACCACCAAAAATCAAGATTCATGTGGTACGTTGcctattttgatcatatagatcAAACAGTCAGCACGTAGACAGTAAGGATTTAATTTATATACACGAAAAATATATACAATACAACATGTTACACCACCAAGAATCAAGATTCATGTGGTACATTGCCTATTTTGATTATATAGATCAAATAGTCTGCACGTATACAGTAAggatttaatttatatatataacatGTTACACTATGAAGAACCAAGATTCATGTGGTATGCTGCCTATTTTGATCATATAAACCAAACAGTCAGCACGTATTCAATGAggattaataatttatatatactgaCTGTGCGTGCAGGTAGTTGTTGGGCATTCTCAACAGTAGCGGCAGTAGAGGGAATTAACCAAATAAAGACAGGGAATTTGACATCATTGTCAGAACAAGAGCTCATAGACTGTGACACAACATACAACAATGGTTGCAATGGAGGCCTAATGGATTATGCTTTTCAATTCATCATCTCTAATGGAGGTCTTCACAAAGAAGATGATTATCCTTACCTTATGGAAGAAGGAACTTGTGATGAAAAAAGAGTAAGTCcatcttaattaattaattaacaacTCATACAATGTTAAACGAGTATTTCTTAATGCTAATTATTAGTATTAATTAATGTAATATTTCAGGATGAATCTGAGGTGGTGACAATTGATGGATATCATGATGTACCAGCCAATGATGAACAAAGTCTATTGAAAGCACTTGCAAACCAACCTTTAAGTGTGGCTATTGAGGCTTCTGGCAGAGATTTCCAATTCTACAGTGGGGTAAAAAACACTTCTAAACAAAACCCTTAAATTGTTATTATTAAtggatttaacttatatacatCGGAAATATAGTCCAGTGCCGTGAAGGCGACAATGTTTTCTCTTTAACTTAAATAGCATTGCATAAgaaattcaatttttttaatttattactGTTAGACTTTTCTATAACAACCATTCTTTATAACAACACATCATTATAACGGCCAAGTTTTCTTTGGAATTGATATTTCATGTTATTgcataatatatgttctctataacaacacttcgcTATAATAACGAAACAAATAAGACTGTTATAGAAAGATTTGActgtatttcttatttttttaattatatagtACTGATGAGTGACTATTATTGAAACGTGGCAGGGTGTATTTGATGGGCATTGTGGAACAGAG comes from the Nicotiana sylvestris chromosome 4, ASM39365v2, whole genome shotgun sequence genome and includes:
- the LOC104243023 gene encoding cysteine protease XCP1-like yields the protein MAIFSISKLSLLVLFSISLLACTSFARDHSIVGYSSDDLTCIDKLINLFEHWMDKHGKIYKSIEEKLHRFEIFKDNLKHIDETNKIVSNYWLGLNEFADLSHDEFKKMYLGLKVDNELLNKREKSQQEFAYRDFVDLPKSVDWRKKGAVTPVKNQGQCGSCWAFSTVAAVEGINQIKTGNLTSLSEQELIDCDTTYNNGCNGGLMDYAFQFIISNGGLHKEDDYPYLMEEGTCDEKRDESEVVTIDGYHDVPANDEQSLLKALANQPLSVAIEASGRDFQFYSGGVFDGHCGTELDHGVAAVGYGTTKGADYIIVKNSWGPKWGEKGFIRMKRNTGKAEGKCGINKMVSFPVKKK